Proteins from a single region of Phycisphaeraceae bacterium D3-23:
- the dnaE gene encoding DNA polymerase III subunit alpha, which yields MADPTTSPTNDARPRLTSKFVHLHLHSQYSLLDGGNRLDRLVKHVKSIGMDAVAVTDHGNLHGAIEFYNLAKAQDVKPILGIEAYVAPDLGGRTSDRTDREFTGVSDGGFHLVLLAENNKGWANLLKLSSDAFVNGFYFKPRMDKGTLTQWADGLIAINGHLGSSIAYHLVKYLREKDPTHFERAKKEALWHKETFGVNEQGEPRFYLEMQRHEEKLQDEINPFIKQLAAELDIPLVCDNDAHFMTADDWDAHDTLCCISMGKIKQDEDRLHYPRDLYVKSPEQMIEAFKDTPEAVDNTVRIAERCNVEVDFSANFAPVVNPVFGQRLQTLLDKGTTPDTIPTSFESDEAIGSNKWLKDFCAQIVVEPVKEEGEKDEDENGSRPGDFSPHETPPDIDRDALELHCDLALRLLCEAGLVWRYGTQGITTEIRERLERELGILADKKISAYFIICWDFVNYGRQNDIPCNARGSGVGTMTGYVMGLSNACPVEYGLLFERFTDPDRSEYPDIDIDMCQDGRGDILKWVREKYGFVAQIITFGTLKARAAIRDVGRVLDMPLSEVDKVCKLVGDGLKTTLDSALEQEPDLKKLYDDSPMVRGVYDTARRLEGNARHAGVHAAGVIVATQPLDNICPLYKPPAQDDQIVTQWDGPTCEKVGLLKMDFLGLRTLSIIERAKLLISRDFSNKQVYAAVKPGKGSTQLEGADPDDPAYHPLDLERLKYDDPRVLKLFERGETAGVFQFESGGMRNLLMAMKPDRLNDLIAANALYRPGPMELIPNYNNRKHAREQVPKVHDIVDNLTSETYGIMVYQEQVMQVINQLGGIPLRQAYTIIKAISKKKEKTINAARADFVKGAKEINKVPEKVSTELFDLILKFAGYGFNKSHSTGYAIVAYQTAYLKTHFPLQYMAAVLTYESGNTDKVIEYIDECKKLLLPSGKRGVEVKPPDINLSQVAFSVVHDKDEPVTTNTGHIRFGMHAVKGVGEKAIQSIVDERDKNGPYIGLFDFCERADLKALNRATVEAIIKCGAFDSLHGIDSRAALCEALDSAMKAGQRAAADRASGQLNMFGQPVGGEGDSSPSEDGSQTKQQVPLPTTEPWPTAELLAYEKEVMGFYVSSHPLDEHRDAIARFGTASVADIDDLPAGAQVVVGGMLTRVRHTLVKNGRSAGQKMAMLTLEDHARKIDAVCFSDTFATSYMHLEMDEVVFLVGKVDRRREEPSIVVNKVVPVAQAAAQLTEQVKIVIHEKADTASRNGESRDQFTRLKELLRQSSMRGGGNAGVLFELHEAGDIVSLRVSGLRLNVDPNLVHSIETVLNNLDDRDAKCELMGPPKVNKRAALKQFGEVQSEGNLAFAMHDDGGQSIDRY from the coding sequence ATGGCCGACCCCACCACCAGCCCGACCAACGACGCCCGGCCCAGGCTGACGTCGAAATTCGTCCACCTCCACCTCCACAGCCAATACTCCCTGCTCGACGGCGGCAACCGCCTCGACCGGCTGGTCAAACACGTCAAGTCCATCGGCATGGACGCCGTCGCCGTCACCGACCACGGCAACCTCCACGGCGCGATCGAGTTCTACAACCTCGCCAAGGCGCAGGACGTCAAGCCCATCCTCGGCATCGAGGCCTACGTCGCACCCGACCTCGGCGGACGAACCAGCGACCGGACCGACCGCGAGTTCACCGGCGTCTCCGACGGCGGATTCCACCTCGTCCTCCTCGCCGAAAACAACAAGGGCTGGGCCAACCTCCTCAAGCTCTCGTCCGATGCGTTTGTCAACGGCTTCTACTTCAAGCCCCGCATGGACAAGGGCACGCTCACCCAGTGGGCCGACGGACTCATCGCGATCAACGGCCACCTGGGCTCATCGATCGCCTACCACCTGGTCAAATACCTCCGCGAAAAAGACCCCACCCACTTCGAACGCGCTAAAAAAGAAGCCCTCTGGCACAAAGAAACCTTCGGCGTCAACGAACAAGGCGAGCCGCGCTTCTACCTCGAGATGCAGCGCCACGAAGAGAAGCTGCAAGACGAGATCAACCCGTTCATCAAGCAGCTCGCGGCCGAGCTCGACATCCCGCTGGTGTGCGATAACGATGCGCACTTCATGACCGCCGACGACTGGGACGCGCACGACACGCTGTGCTGCATCTCGATGGGCAAGATCAAGCAGGACGAGGACCGCCTGCACTACCCCCGCGACCTGTACGTGAAGTCGCCCGAGCAGATGATCGAGGCGTTCAAGGATACGCCCGAGGCCGTCGATAATACCGTGCGCATCGCCGAGCGGTGCAACGTCGAGGTCGACTTCAGCGCCAACTTCGCGCCGGTCGTGAATCCCGTCTTCGGCCAACGCCTGCAAACCCTGCTCGACAAGGGCACCACCCCCGACACGATCCCGACGTCGTTTGAAAGCGACGAAGCCATCGGCTCCAACAAATGGCTCAAAGATTTCTGCGCCCAGATCGTCGTGGAACCCGTCAAAGAAGAAGGCGAAAAAGACGAAGATGAAAATGGCTCCAGGCCTGGGGACTTCAGTCCCCATGAGACCCCTCCCGACATCGACCGAGACGCGCTCGAACTCCACTGCGACCTCGCACTCCGCCTCCTCTGCGAAGCCGGCCTCGTCTGGCGCTACGGCACCCAAGGCATCACAACAGAAATCCGCGAACGCCTCGAACGCGAACTCGGCATCCTCGCCGATAAAAAGATCTCCGCCTACTTCATCATCTGCTGGGACTTCGTCAACTACGGCCGACAAAACGATATCCCCTGCAACGCACGCGGCTCCGGCGTCGGCACCATGACCGGCTACGTCATGGGCCTCTCCAACGCCTGCCCCGTCGAATACGGCCTGCTCTTCGAGCGATTCACCGACCCCGACCGATCCGAGTACCCCGATATCGATATCGATATGTGCCAGGACGGCCGAGGCGACATCCTCAAATGGGTACGCGAAAAATACGGCTTCGTCGCGCAGATCATCACCTTCGGAACACTCAAGGCCCGCGCCGCTATCCGTGACGTCGGCCGCGTCCTCGACATGCCGCTCTCCGAAGTCGACAAGGTCTGCAAGCTCGTCGGCGACGGTTTGAAAACAACGCTCGACTCCGCGCTCGAGCAGGAGCCCGACCTCAAGAAGCTCTACGACGACAGCCCGATGGTCCGCGGGGTCTACGACACCGCACGCCGGCTCGAAGGCAACGCGCGACACGCCGGTGTCCACGCCGCCGGCGTCATCGTCGCCACCCAGCCCCTCGACAACATCTGCCCGCTCTACAAACCCCCGGCCCAGGACGACCAGATCGTCACGCAGTGGGACGGACCCACCTGCGAAAAGGTCGGCCTGCTCAAGATGGACTTCCTCGGGCTCCGCACCCTCTCCATCATCGAACGCGCCAAACTCCTGATTTCCAGGGATTTTTCGAACAAACAGGTCTACGCCGCCGTCAAGCCCGGCAAGGGCAGCACCCAGCTCGAAGGCGCCGACCCCGACGACCCCGCCTACCACCCGCTCGACCTCGAACGCCTCAAGTACGACGACCCCCGCGTCCTCAAGCTCTTCGAGCGCGGCGAGACCGCAGGCGTGTTCCAGTTCGAGTCCGGCGGCATGCGCAACCTGCTCATGGCTATGAAGCCCGACCGGCTCAACGACCTCATCGCCGCCAACGCGCTCTACCGACCGGGCCCGATGGAGCTCATCCCCAACTACAACAACCGCAAGCACGCCCGGGAACAGGTCCCCAAAGTCCACGACATCGTCGATAACCTCACGAGCGAGACCTACGGCATCATGGTCTACCAGGAGCAGGTGATGCAGGTCATCAACCAGCTCGGCGGCATCCCGCTCCGCCAGGCCTACACCATCATCAAGGCGATCAGCAAAAAGAAAGAAAAAACGATCAACGCCGCCCGCGCCGACTTCGTCAAAGGCGCGAAAGAGATCAACAAGGTCCCCGAGAAAGTATCAACCGAACTCTTCGACCTGATCCTGAAATTCGCGGGCTACGGCTTCAACAAGTCGCACTCGACCGGCTACGCCATCGTCGCGTACCAGACCGCCTATCTGAAGACACACTTCCCGCTCCAGTACATGGCCGCGGTCCTGACCTACGAATCGGGCAACACCGACAAGGTCATCGAGTACATCGACGAGTGCAAAAAACTCCTGCTGCCCAGCGGCAAACGCGGCGTCGAGGTCAAGCCCCCCGACATCAACCTCAGCCAGGTCGCGTTCAGCGTCGTCCACGACAAGGACGAGCCCGTCACCACCAACACCGGCCACATCCGCTTCGGGATGCACGCGGTCAAGGGCGTCGGCGAGAAGGCGATCCAGTCTATCGTCGACGAACGCGACAAGAATGGGCCGTACATCGGGCTCTTCGACTTCTGCGAGCGCGCCGACCTCAAGGCCCTGAACCGGGCGACCGTCGAAGCCATTATCAAGTGCGGCGCGTTCGATTCGCTCCACGGCATCGACAGCCGGGCCGCCCTCTGCGAAGCGCTCGACAGCGCCATGAAGGCAGGCCAACGCGCCGCCGCCGACCGCGCCTCGGGCCAGCTCAACATGTTCGGCCAGCCCGTTGGAGGCGAAGGCGATTCATCGCCTTCGGAGGACGGTAGTCAAACCAAACAACAAGTCCCCCTCCCCACCACCGAGCCCTGGCCCACCGCCGAGCTCCTCGCCTACGAAAAAGAGGTCATGGGCTTCTACGTGTCGAGCCACCCGCTCGATGAACACCGCGACGCCATCGCCCGCTTCGGCACCGCGTCCGTCGCCGACATCGACGACCTCCCCGCCGGGGCGCAGGTCGTCGTCGGCGGCATGCTCACCCGCGTCCGACACACGCTGGTCAAGAACGGCCGATCCGCCGGCCAAAAGATGGCGATGCTCACCCTCGAGGACCACGCCCGCAAGATCGATGCCGTCTGCTTCTCCGACACCTTCGCCACCAGCTACATGCACCTCGAGATGGACGAGGTCGTCTTCCTCGTCGGCAAGGTCGACCGCCGACGCGAGGAGCCCAGCATCGTCGTCAACAAGGTCGTCCCCGTCGCCCAGGCCGCCGCGCAGTTGACCGAGCAGGTGAAGATCGTCATCCATGAGAAGGCCGACACCGCATCGCGCAACGGCGAGTCGCGCGACCAGTTCACCCGCTTGAAAGAACTCCTCCGCCAGTCGTCTATGCGGGGCGGCGGCAACGCGGGTGTCCTGTTCGAGCTGCACGAAGCTGGCGACATCGTCTCGCTCCGCGTCTCCGGGCTGCGCCTCAACGTCGACCCTAACCTCGTCCACAGCATCGAGACCGTCCTCAACAACCTCGACGACCGAGACGCAAAGTGCGAGCTGATGGGCCCGCCCAAGGTCAATAAACGCGCCGCCCTCAAACAGTTCGGCGAAGTCCAGAGCGAAGGCAACCTCGCCTTCGCCATGCACGACGACGGCGGGCAGTCGATCGATCGGTATTGA
- a CDS encoding PEP-CTERM sorting domain-containing protein (PEP-CTERM proteins occur, often in large numbers, in the proteomes of bacteria that also encode an exosortase, a predicted intramembrane cysteine proteinase. The presence of a PEP-CTERM domain at a protein's C-terminus predicts cleavage within the sorting domain, followed by covalent anchoring to some some component of the (usually Gram-negative) cell surface. Many PEP-CTERM proteins exhibit an unusual sequence composition that includes large numbers of potential glycosylation sites. Expression of one such protein has been shown restore the ability of a bacterium to form floc, a type of biofilm.) — MTKRLASTAVAALAITGFVCAPAWAGTLESGALAEGLYQLHNHPDGGAAPPPYGLRLDELVDVEDDHHDVFTFDFDHELSDMRIEVGADSIDIFGTVYGGLNEGSGYGDDWVGLWSVSFTYAFYDFAPGDNDRWTIGPDPADHWGTITALFGDETDFWLQDEAGDNPYSFRLGDEDDDAGYRGFDGISGWGWLNHAPVVHDPPRNGTSGPPETFPHSYDSDWVFVVGEEIPEPGSAALLALGGLALMRRRR, encoded by the coding sequence ATGACAAAACGACTCGCATCGACTGCTGTAGCCGCCTTGGCTATCACGGGGTTCGTGTGCGCGCCGGCCTGGGCCGGGACCCTCGAATCCGGCGCGCTGGCCGAGGGGCTCTACCAGCTCCACAACCATCCGGACGGCGGGGCGGCACCGCCGCCCTACGGGCTCCGGCTTGATGAACTTGTCGATGTCGAAGACGACCACCACGACGTCTTCACCTTCGATTTCGACCACGAGCTCTCCGACATGCGTATCGAAGTCGGGGCCGACTCCATCGACATCTTCGGCACGGTCTACGGCGGGCTCAACGAGGGCTCGGGCTACGGCGACGACTGGGTCGGGCTCTGGTCCGTCAGCTTTACCTACGCCTTCTACGATTTTGCGCCCGGCGACAACGACCGCTGGACGATCGGGCCCGACCCGGCCGATCACTGGGGCACGATCACGGCGCTCTTCGGCGACGAGACCGACTTCTGGCTGCAGGATGAAGCGGGCGACAACCCGTACAGCTTCCGCCTGGGCGATGAGGACGACGACGCCGGCTACCGCGGGTTCGACGGCATCTCGGGCTGGGGCTGGCTCAACCACGCCCCGGTCGTCCACGACCCGCCGCGCAACGGCACGAGCGGGCCACCCGAAACCTTCCCGCACAGCTACGACTCGGACTGGGTCTTCGTCGTCGGCGAAGAGATCCCCGAGCCGGGCAGCGCAGCGCTGCTCGCGCTGGGCGGGTTGGCGTTGATGCGCCGGCGGCGCTGA
- a CDS encoding DUF1080 domain-containing protein — MSISCRAALLALAVSACLAPHNARAQDREGPQLEPGIAVRIYDVGVDMSELPTLLDDQLPNAHEVRGTINYGNDDFAGHENRFLLHADGVLRITRAGDYTFRLISDDGAVLTIDGDVVINHDGIHPPTPKDASVELAAGDHALSIRMFEQAGGQELRLHWRSPGAEGFTPVPANALFTEVLDDRPTAEGRKRVRVNGVAVRPGTGAPLDRVHPSWQIENLMPDGLDLRCGAIAILPAGHLAVTEFTPANNGVFRDRFNGRVLILKDIVGNDNVDTANIEVVTIDEALHDPCGALWHDGALYVCDREALYKYTDEDGDGVPEKRTTFASGWISDNYHHFTFGIIHHDGYFYLALSTSIYFNNQIQSDNVRGRIAGLNGPNPATRGCMVKIDDTTGDVTYTAGGFRTPNGVGVGPEGILLVSDNQGAWNPANSLYHVRPGHFYGHYNNTNATSDFFPDGGVPSLHSEHDPTPPAVYLPQGECSNSPTNPIMIDDGPFAGQMLLGELTGGGIRRVQLEQVNGTWQGAVFRHSQGFTAGNQRILWGPDGCLYAAQMGSGGNWSWRGRQFGLQRLRPTGETAFEIHSVSATYDGFVVRFTEPVAQEQLEDASNYMLKMWAYNPTENYGGPKVGQQTLRVESAAASDDRLSVRLVVRGVLANHVVHLQTPVTSDPGDDLWSGEAWYTFHQRPLPDDDRTQSLFDGETLDGWHARPGGEWTVEDGVIVGRSTADESRHGLLVSDATYTDFVVEFDYQVLEGDSGFYFRSEERDDAVGIAGFQVEVDNVEPGGLYETSGRAWVIKPTPEEALRWQRPGEWNHVRLYCDNSIVKVEVNGIVTASLVDPDGRTEGHFALQLHGGQDMHVRYRDIRIVESVGE, encoded by the coding sequence ATGTCCATCTCTTGTCGAGCCGCCCTGCTTGCCCTCGCCGTGTCCGCCTGTCTCGCGCCGCACAACGCGCGTGCTCAAGACCGCGAAGGCCCGCAGCTTGAGCCCGGCATCGCCGTCCGCATCTACGACGTCGGCGTCGATATGAGTGAGCTGCCCACGCTCCTGGACGACCAGCTTCCCAACGCGCACGAGGTCCGCGGCACGATCAACTACGGCAACGACGACTTCGCGGGCCACGAAAACCGCTTCCTCCTCCACGCCGATGGCGTCCTCCGCATCACGCGGGCCGGGGACTACACCTTCCGCCTCATCAGCGACGACGGCGCGGTCCTCACTATCGACGGCGACGTCGTCATCAACCACGACGGCATCCACCCGCCGACACCGAAGGATGCATCGGTCGAACTCGCGGCGGGCGACCACGCGCTCTCGATCCGCATGTTCGAGCAGGCCGGCGGGCAGGAGCTCCGCCTGCACTGGCGGTCGCCCGGCGCGGAAGGGTTTACACCCGTCCCCGCGAACGCGCTGTTCACCGAAGTACTCGACGATCGCCCCACCGCCGAGGGGCGCAAGCGTGTGCGCGTCAATGGCGTCGCCGTCCGCCCCGGCACCGGTGCGCCGCTCGACCGCGTCCACCCGAGCTGGCAGATCGAAAACCTTATGCCCGACGGGCTCGACCTCCGCTGCGGCGCGATCGCCATCCTCCCCGCCGGCCACCTCGCCGTCACCGAGTTCACCCCCGCGAACAACGGCGTCTTCCGCGACCGGTTCAACGGCCGCGTCCTCATCCTCAAAGACATCGTCGGTAACGACAACGTCGATACCGCGAATATTGAGGTCGTCACGATCGACGAAGCGCTCCACGACCCCTGCGGCGCGCTCTGGCACGATGGCGCGCTCTACGTCTGCGACCGCGAAGCCCTCTACAAGTACACCGATGAGGACGGCGACGGCGTCCCCGAAAAACGCACGACCTTCGCGTCGGGCTGGATCAGCGACAACTACCACCACTTCACCTTCGGCATCATCCACCACGACGGCTACTTCTACCTCGCGCTCTCGACCTCGATCTACTTCAACAACCAGATCCAGTCCGACAACGTCCGCGGACGCATCGCCGGGCTCAATGGCCCCAACCCCGCAACACGCGGCTGCATGGTCAAGATCGACGACACCACGGGCGACGTCACCTACACCGCCGGCGGCTTCCGCACCCCCAACGGCGTCGGCGTCGGGCCCGAGGGCATCCTCCTCGTCTCCGACAACCAGGGCGCATGGAACCCCGCCAACTCGCTCTACCACGTCCGGCCCGGACACTTCTACGGCCACTACAACAACACGAACGCGACCAGCGACTTCTTCCCCGACGGCGGCGTGCCGTCGCTCCACAGCGAACACGACCCCACGCCGCCCGCCGTGTACCTGCCGCAGGGCGAGTGCAGCAACTCGCCGACCAACCCGATCATGATCGACGACGGCCCCTTCGCCGGGCAGATGCTGCTGGGCGAGCTCACCGGCGGGGGCATCCGCCGTGTGCAACTCGAGCAGGTCAACGGCACCTGGCAGGGCGCGGTGTTCCGCCACAGCCAGGGCTTCACCGCCGGCAACCAGCGCATTTTGTGGGGGCCCGACGGTTGTTTGTACGCCGCACAGATGGGCAGCGGCGGCAACTGGTCGTGGCGCGGCCGACAGTTTGGTCTGCAGCGCCTGCGCCCGACGGGTGAGACCGCGTTCGAGATCCACTCGGTCAGCGCGACGTATGATGGGTTTGTGGTCCGCTTCACTGAGCCCGTCGCGCAGGAACAGCTCGAAGACGCAAGCAACTACATGCTGAAGATGTGGGCCTACAACCCGACCGAGAACTACGGCGGGCCGAAGGTCGGGCAGCAGACGCTGCGCGTCGAAAGCGCTGCGGCGTCAGACGACCGTCTATCCGTGCGATTGGTCGTTCGGGGAGTCTTGGCGAACCACGTTGTGCATCTCCAAACCCCCGTCACCAGTGACCCCGGCGACGACCTCTGGTCCGGCGAGGCGTGGTACACGTTCCACCAGCGACCACTGCCCGACGACGACCGGACCCAGTCGCTCTTCGACGGCGAAACCCTCGACGGCTGGCACGCACGGCCCGGCGGCGAGTGGACCGTCGAGGACGGCGTCATCGTCGGCCGATCCACTGCCGACGAATCGCGCCACGGCCTGCTCGTCAGCGACGCCACCTACACCGACTTCGTCGTCGAGTTCGACTACCAAGTCCTCGAAGGCGACAGCGGCTTCTACTTCCGCAGCGAAGAACGCGACGACGCCGTCGGCATCGCCGGCTTCCAGGTCGAGGTTGACAACGTCGAGCCCGGCGGGCTCTACGAGACCTCCGGCCGGGCGTGGGTCATCAAGCCCACGCCCGAAGAAGCGCTCCGCTGGCAACGCCCGGGCGAGTGGAACCACGTCCGACTGTACTGCGACAACAGCATCGTCAAGGTCGAGGTCAACGGTATCGTAACGGCTTCACTCGTTGACCCCGACGGCCGCACCGAAGGCCACTTCGCCCTCCAACTCCACGGCGGCCAAGACATGCACGTGCGGTATCGCGACATCCGCATCGTGGAATCGGTCGGAGAATGA
- a CDS encoding carboxymuconolactone decarboxylase family protein translates to MPRITPLAADDAQGQAATLFDGIKKKVGKVPNLYATMGHAPTTLAGLLGLKQAMAGGSISMKDQERIALLAGEVNGCHYCVDAHTVIGKMNGLSADQTLEARQAKASDDANAQAILTLAAAVLEKQGHITDDQFAAAKDAGLSEATILEVVGQVVLNIFTNYVNHVIDTDSDFPAAPKLG, encoded by the coding sequence ATGCCACGCATCACCCCACTCGCCGCCGACGACGCCCAAGGACAGGCCGCGACCTTGTTCGACGGGATCAAGAAGAAGGTCGGCAAGGTGCCCAACCTCTACGCCACGATGGGCCATGCCCCGACCACGCTCGCGGGGCTGCTCGGCCTCAAGCAGGCGATGGCGGGCGGGTCGATCTCAATGAAAGACCAGGAGCGCATCGCGCTATTGGCCGGCGAGGTCAACGGCTGCCACTACTGCGTCGACGCCCACACCGTCATCGGCAAGATGAACGGGCTCTCGGCCGACCAGACCCTCGAAGCCCGCCAGGCCAAGGCCAGCGACGACGCAAACGCCCAGGCCATCCTCACCCTCGCCGCGGCCGTGCTGGAAAAGCAGGGCCACATCACCGACGACCAGTTCGCCGCCGCAAAAGATGCGGGCCTGAGCGAGGCGACGATCCTCGAAGTCGTCGGGCAGGTCGTGCTCAACATCTTCACCAACTATGTGAACCACGTGATCGACACCGACTCGGACTTCCCGGCCGCGCCGAAGCTGGGGTGA
- a CDS encoding site-specific DNA-methyltransferase, with protein sequence MAAKTAETSPIPRNDIVRGDCIQTMADWPADSVDLVFADPPYNIGFKYDQYQDTLDCDKYIEWTKDWINGATRLLKPSGSMYILIGDEYAAETRMHLKDLQKQGKLLFRNWIIWHYTFGQRCKAKFNRSHAHLFYCVGSAALNVKTGKPKSNITKNPPFTFNYDEVAVPSARMTTYNDARQNPKGKLPDDTWVLKFPAMEDWHTRPQQAAEEGAFDVGWDTWYQSRLAGTFKEREQWHPCQLPEALLERIVRCSSNEGDLVFDPFAGSGTTLAVANKLGRDWLGCEMSADYRKRALERIHNPDARKDEKVVTKAGKRAGRKKTE encoded by the coding sequence ATGGCGGCAAAAACCGCCGAAACATCGCCCATCCCGCGCAACGACATCGTCCGCGGCGACTGCATCCAGACCATGGCCGACTGGCCCGCCGACAGCGTCGACCTCGTCTTCGCCGACCCGCCCTACAACATCGGCTTCAAGTACGACCAGTACCAGGACACACTCGACTGCGACAAGTACATCGAATGGACCAAGGACTGGATCAACGGCGCGACACGCCTGCTCAAGCCCAGCGGGTCGATGTACATCCTCATCGGCGACGAGTACGCCGCCGAGACACGCATGCACCTCAAGGACTTGCAGAAACAAGGCAAGCTCCTCTTCCGCAACTGGATCATCTGGCACTACACGTTTGGCCAACGCTGCAAGGCCAAGTTCAACCGCAGCCACGCGCATCTTTTTTACTGCGTCGGCAGCGCGGCGCTCAACGTCAAGACCGGCAAGCCCAAGAGCAACATCACGAAGAACCCGCCCTTCACGTTTAACTACGACGAGGTCGCCGTGCCCTCCGCCCGGATGACGACGTACAACGACGCGCGCCAAAACCCCAAGGGCAAGCTGCCCGACGACACGTGGGTCTTGAAGTTCCCCGCGATGGAAGACTGGCACACACGGCCCCAGCAGGCGGCCGAGGAAGGCGCGTTCGATGTCGGGTGGGACACATGGTACCAATCGCGCTTGGCCGGGACGTTCAAGGAGCGCGAGCAGTGGCACCCGTGCCAACTGCCCGAGGCGCTCTTGGAACGGATCGTGCGCTGCTCGTCGAACGAAGGCGACCTCGTGTTCGACCCCTTCGCCGGCAGCGGGACGACCCTCGCCGTCGCGAACAAGCTCGGCCGGGACTGGCTGGGCTGCGAGATGAGCGCCGACTACCGCAAGCGCGCGCTGGAACGCATCCACAACCCCGACGCCCGCAAGGACGAGAAGGTCGTGACCAAGGCCGGGAAACGCGCGGGGCGGAAGAAAACAGAGTAA
- a CDS encoding NAD(P)-dependent oxidoreductase has product MATAVITETLDPSCADWLGERCKVVWCRHEAPEFETHLPSAEALIVRTYTIVDDALLGRAPRLRVVGRAGVGLDNIDLDACNKRGVRVVYTPDANTQAVVEYVFGLILDHYRPRPMGTIDAATSAEQFHALRKTHVGQELADLSLGIVGLGRIGKRIAVVAHALGINTYGCDVLPEATLRAALPGVPITLVGHDELYAKSEMVSLHVDGRAGNRHLIDAEALRLFKADALFINAARGMLVDHAALAGWLKAHPGARAVLDVHDPEPTPSDYPLHGVANAWLLPHLASRTDTALRNMSGVVRDVAAVLAGDEPRYPAV; this is encoded by the coding sequence ATGGCGACCGCAGTGATAACGGAGACGCTGGACCCGTCCTGCGCCGACTGGCTGGGCGAGCGTTGCAAGGTCGTGTGGTGCAGGCACGAGGCGCCCGAGTTTGAGACGCATCTGCCGTCGGCCGAGGCGCTCATCGTGCGGACGTACACCATCGTGGATGATGCATTGCTCGGCCGAGCGCCACGGCTCCGGGTCGTCGGCCGGGCGGGCGTGGGGCTGGACAATATCGACCTGGATGCGTGTAACAAACGCGGCGTGCGCGTGGTGTACACGCCCGATGCGAACACGCAAGCGGTGGTCGAGTATGTATTCGGGCTCATCCTCGACCACTACCGGCCGCGGCCGATGGGAACGATAGATGCGGCGACCTCGGCGGAGCAATTCCACGCGCTGCGCAAGACGCATGTCGGTCAGGAGCTCGCGGACCTGTCGCTGGGCATCGTCGGGCTTGGCCGGATCGGGAAACGCATCGCGGTCGTCGCGCACGCGCTAGGCATCAATACCTACGGCTGCGACGTATTGCCTGAGGCAACGCTGCGCGCGGCGCTGCCGGGCGTGCCGATCACGCTTGTCGGTCACGACGAGCTGTATGCGAAAAGCGAGATGGTCAGCTTGCACGTGGATGGCCGCGCCGGGAACCGTCACCTGATTGATGCCGAAGCGCTCAGGCTCTTCAAGGCCGATGCGCTCTTCATCAACGCGGCGCGGGGGATGCTGGTGGACCACGCCGCGCTGGCGGGCTGGCTCAAAGCGCATCCGGGGGCGCGGGCGGTTCTGGATGTGCATGATCCTGAGCCGACGCCGAGCGACTACCCGCTGCACGGTGTGGCCAACGCCTGGCTGCTGCCGCACCTGGCCAGCCGGACGGATACGGCGCTTCGGAACATGAGCGGTGTGGTGCGCGATGTTGCGGCGGTGCTGGCGGGGGACGAGCCGCGGTACCCGGCGGTGTAG